A stretch of the Alnus glutinosa chromosome 6, dhAlnGlut1.1, whole genome shotgun sequence genome encodes the following:
- the LOC133871594 gene encoding uncharacterized protein LOC133871594: protein MAGNCVGVDGETKCPCRKCGNKYFHHIDLVEHHLYVHGIDTNYTRWIFHKEEDLCRVNVTGNSQSVGVNETIDEIDEVEELLGDVLMGTFYDANIGESSAAQGSTTDDQLPRTSFDRLCVDGLRELYPGCKKISKISFILKMLHIKAIRNMTNKAFDMMIDLIKGAFPDGETLPQSYREATRWTRDLGIGYELIHACKNDCVLFWKEHADKDKCPKCNTSRWSIVKGSGKKIPQKVLRYFPIKPRLQRLFTSKDIAKQMRWHKDGREDDGNTLRHPADSIAWKEFDKEHDWFASDSPQCATWFGK from the coding sequence ATGGCGGGTAATTGTGTGGGAGTAGATGGTGAGACAAAGTGTCCATGTCGTAAATGtggaaacaaatattttcatcATATTGACTTGGTAGAGCATCACTTGTATGTACATGGAATTGACACTAACTACACTCGATGGATATTCCACAAGGAAGAAGATCTGTGTAGGGTAAATGTTACTGGCAACTCGCAATCTGTGGGTGTGAATGAAACGATAGATGAGATTGATGAGGTTGAAGAATTGTTAGGTGATGTGCTTATGGGGACATTCTACGATGCTAACATAGGCGAGTCCTCTGCTGCTCAAGGTTCCACAACCGACGATCAATTGCCGAGAACATCTTTTGACCGATTATGTGTAGATGGCCTGAGAGAACTTTATCCAGGttgtaagaaaatttcaaaaatctctTTCATTTTGAAGATGCTTCATATAAAGGCGATTCGCAACATGACTAACAAGGCATTTGATATGATGATTGACTTGATAAAGGGGGCCTTTCCAGATGGAGAGACCTTGCCACAATCATACAGAGAAGCAACACGGTGGACCCGAGACTTGGGTATTGGTTATGAGTTGATACATGCATGCAAGAATGACTGTGTACTATTTTGGAAGGAACATGCTGATAAAGATAAATGCCCAAAATGCAACACTTCAAGATGGAGTATTGTCAAAGGTAGCGGTAAGAAAATTCCACAAAAAGTCTTGCGGTATTTTCCAATAAAACCGAGGTTGCAACGGTTGTTCACATCGAAAGATATAGCCAAACAAATGAGGTGGCACAAAGATGGACGAGAAGATGACGGCAACACTCTCAGACACCCGGCCGATTCCATTGCATGGAAAGAGTTTGATAAGGAACATGACTGGTTTGCTAGTGATTCCCCGCAATGTGCGACTTGGTTTGGCAAGTGA
- the LOC133872005 gene encoding cell wall / vacuolar inhibitor of fructosidase 2-like: MKIFTYTFLCLSVFLAFSNFIYPSQAATTELVKHICNQTSNYTFCVDSLYSDPRTPAAEAYVLAYVSFRLAYLNATATQDRIAVLLKHAASGQSQHLHRCNHDYKKATSALEQAYIDLDSETFFELADLAGAAAHAADDCQATFKGTDYSSLATMNKNLKGLSEICVVVSKLFTES; encoded by the coding sequence atgaaaattttCACATATACTTTTCTCTGTCTGTCCGTGTTCTTGGCCTTCTCCAACTTCATCTATCCCTCGCAAGCTGCTACAACTGAACTTGTGAAGCACATATGTAACCAGACCTCGAATTACACCTTCTGTGTTGACTCTCTCTACAGCGACCCACGTACCCCGGCCGCCGAAGCGTACGTGCTTGCCTACGTCTCATTCCGCTTAGCGTACCTCAATGCTACTGCCACCCAAGACCGCATAGCTGTGCTGCTTAAACATGCTGCCTCAGGCCAAAGCCAGCATCTCCATAGGTGCAACCATGACTACAAGAAGGCCACCTCCGCGCTGGAGCAGGCTTACATTGATCTGGACTCCGAGACCTTCTTCGAGCTGGCGGATTTAGCGGGCGCTGCCGCTCATGCTGCCGATGATTGTCAAGCCACTTTCAAGGGTACAGACTATTCTTCACTTGCTACCATGAATAAGAATTTGAAGGGTCTTTCAGAAATATGCGTAGTCGTCTCTAAACTATTTACTGAATCTTAA
- the LOC133871203 gene encoding cold-responsive protein kinase 1-like isoform X1, with product MPRPAPEVTPPAPSALQMQSSSALLHSSALFFFLGGLFVLVLLVILILVLWKFVKPVEVMKLLGRSKKWQVSSEFFSANLRTVSYFDFESLKKATKNFHPANLLGKGGFGPVYQGKLEDGRLVAVKKLSLDTSRQGESEFLAEVRTITSIQHKNLVRLLGCCSDGPHRLLVYEFMKSGSLDLIIYGKSDQFLSWSTRFQIIIGIARGLQYLHEDSHLRIVHRDIKASNILLDEKFQPRIGDFGLARFFPEDQAYLSTTFAGTLGYTAPEYALRGELSEKADIYSFGVLVLEIIGCRKNTDFTLPSAMQYLPDYAWKLYERSRMLDLVDPKMQEDGFEKKDVLQAINVAFLCLQPHANLRPSMSEIVALLTYKAELDKTPMRPIFLDRRRKKDENFSWDTISDAILSQLQSESPSLPQTPNL from the exons ATGCCTAGACCAGCACCAGAAG TGACCCCTCCGGCACCCTCTGCATTGCAGATGCAGAGTTCATCAGCGCTGTTGCATTCTTcagcccttttctttttcctgggAGGGTTATTTGTGCTTGTGTTATTGGTGATTCTTATATTAGTCCTTTGGAAATTTGTTAAACCAGTGGAGGTGATGAAGTTGCTAGGACGAAGTAAAAAGTGGCAAG TGTCTTCAGAATTCTTTAGTGCTAATCTTCGAACAGTAAGCTATTTTGATTTCGAGTCACTGAAGAAGGCAACCAAGAATTTTCATCCTGCTAATCTTCTTGGAAAAGGTGGATTTGGGCCTGTTTATCAG ggaaaGTTAGAAGATGGGAGGTTGGTTGCTGTGAAGAAATTGTCTCTTGATACGTCCCGGCAAGGAGAGTCAGAATTTCTTGCAGAGGTGAGGACAATCACGAGCATCCAACACAAGAACCTGGTTCGCCTTCTTGGATGTTGTTCTGATGGGCCTCACCGGCTACTTGTGTATGAATTCATGAAGAGTGGAAGCTTGGACCTTATAATATATG GTAAAAGTGATCAGTTCCTAAGTTGGAGCACCAGGTTCCAAATAATAATTGGCATTGCAAGAGGATTGCAGTACCTACATGAGGATTCACACTTAAGAATTGTTCACAGAGACATCAAAGCTAGCAATATTCTTCTTGATGAAAAATTTCAACCAAGGATTGGAGATTTTGGGCTGGCTAGGTTCTTTCCTGAAGACCAAGCTTATCTTAGCACTACATTCGCTGGAACTTT AGGTTATACTGCACCTGAATATGCTCTAAGAGGAGAATTGTCTGAAAAGGCAGACATCTATAGTTTTGGAGTTCTTGTGCTTGAAATCATTGGCTGCAGGAAAAACACAGATTTCACTTTACCATCAGCAATGCAATACCTTCCTGACTAT GCATGGAAACTATATGAGAGGTCGAGGATGCTTGATCTAGTTGATCCAAAAATGCAAGAAGATGGGTTCGAGAAGAAGGATGTTTTGCAAGCAATCAATGTAGCCTTCTTATGCCTTCAGCCTCATGCAAATCTCAGACCCTCCATGTCAGAGATCGTAGCCTTGTTAACATACAAAGCTGAATTAGATAAAACACCAATGAGACCGATCTTCTTGGACCGAAGGCGCAAGAAGGATGAGAACTTTTCTTGGGATACCATATCTGATGCTATCCTTTCTCAATTGCAGAGTGAGTCCCCCTCATTACCTCAAACACCAAACTTATAA
- the LOC133871203 gene encoding putative serine/threonine-protein kinase isoform X2 produces the protein MQSSSALLHSSALFFFLGGLFVLVLLVILILVLWKFVKPVEVMKLLGRSKKWQVSSEFFSANLRTVSYFDFESLKKATKNFHPANLLGKGGFGPVYQGKLEDGRLVAVKKLSLDTSRQGESEFLAEVRTITSIQHKNLVRLLGCCSDGPHRLLVYEFMKSGSLDLIIYGKSDQFLSWSTRFQIIIGIARGLQYLHEDSHLRIVHRDIKASNILLDEKFQPRIGDFGLARFFPEDQAYLSTTFAGTLGYTAPEYALRGELSEKADIYSFGVLVLEIIGCRKNTDFTLPSAMQYLPDYAWKLYERSRMLDLVDPKMQEDGFEKKDVLQAINVAFLCLQPHANLRPSMSEIVALLTYKAELDKTPMRPIFLDRRRKKDENFSWDTISDAILSQLQSESPSLPQTPNL, from the exons ATGCAGAGTTCATCAGCGCTGTTGCATTCTTcagcccttttctttttcctgggAGGGTTATTTGTGCTTGTGTTATTGGTGATTCTTATATTAGTCCTTTGGAAATTTGTTAAACCAGTGGAGGTGATGAAGTTGCTAGGACGAAGTAAAAAGTGGCAAG TGTCTTCAGAATTCTTTAGTGCTAATCTTCGAACAGTAAGCTATTTTGATTTCGAGTCACTGAAGAAGGCAACCAAGAATTTTCATCCTGCTAATCTTCTTGGAAAAGGTGGATTTGGGCCTGTTTATCAG ggaaaGTTAGAAGATGGGAGGTTGGTTGCTGTGAAGAAATTGTCTCTTGATACGTCCCGGCAAGGAGAGTCAGAATTTCTTGCAGAGGTGAGGACAATCACGAGCATCCAACACAAGAACCTGGTTCGCCTTCTTGGATGTTGTTCTGATGGGCCTCACCGGCTACTTGTGTATGAATTCATGAAGAGTGGAAGCTTGGACCTTATAATATATG GTAAAAGTGATCAGTTCCTAAGTTGGAGCACCAGGTTCCAAATAATAATTGGCATTGCAAGAGGATTGCAGTACCTACATGAGGATTCACACTTAAGAATTGTTCACAGAGACATCAAAGCTAGCAATATTCTTCTTGATGAAAAATTTCAACCAAGGATTGGAGATTTTGGGCTGGCTAGGTTCTTTCCTGAAGACCAAGCTTATCTTAGCACTACATTCGCTGGAACTTT AGGTTATACTGCACCTGAATATGCTCTAAGAGGAGAATTGTCTGAAAAGGCAGACATCTATAGTTTTGGAGTTCTTGTGCTTGAAATCATTGGCTGCAGGAAAAACACAGATTTCACTTTACCATCAGCAATGCAATACCTTCCTGACTAT GCATGGAAACTATATGAGAGGTCGAGGATGCTTGATCTAGTTGATCCAAAAATGCAAGAAGATGGGTTCGAGAAGAAGGATGTTTTGCAAGCAATCAATGTAGCCTTCTTATGCCTTCAGCCTCATGCAAATCTCAGACCCTCCATGTCAGAGATCGTAGCCTTGTTAACATACAAAGCTGAATTAGATAAAACACCAATGAGACCGATCTTCTTGGACCGAAGGCGCAAGAAGGATGAGAACTTTTCTTGGGATACCATATCTGATGCTATCCTTTCTCAATTGCAGAGTGAGTCCCCCTCATTACCTCAAACACCAAACTTATAA